The window TGTTTCCATTCAGTTGCAGTGTTGGAAATATTCCACACAATTCCAAAGTGAGACCTATTCTCAAAAGTCAGGATAAACCTACTCCGGCCAACTCGGATCCCATTAATCAGCCATCAGCACGGTGCTGGAGGTGTGCTATCAAATAGAAATTACCGCTCATAGATGCTATCTTTTGTTTCCAAGGGTCATAGAGaacggaaactggccttttggcctaactcgtccatgcgactaagatgccccatctaagctggtcccatttgcccatggcccatatccctctaaacctttcctatccatgtacttgttgctATTTACATGTTGCTattaatgttgctattgtacctggcTCAGTTTTTTATTCTGGCATcttgatccatatacccaccaccgtctgtgtagaaaaagttggccccgggttcctattaaatctttcccctctcaccttataactatggcctctagtttttgattcctctaccaCAGGAAAatgacactgtgcattcaccctatctattcccctcataattttccctataagatcacccctcaatctcctgcactccaaggaatacagtcctagcctgcccaatagctcaggtccttgagtcctggcaacatcctcaaatcctttctgcattctttccagcttagtggCATCTTTCGTATAGCAGCATGACCAAAACTCCACCCATTGTAAATTCAAGTAAACTTCCACACGAGGCCAATCTGCTCCAGCTCTCACTCGACCTTTGGCCGAAGCTTTGCTAAGTTACGATGATGAGatgtggttggctgccagtgtttTCAAGGCAGCACTTGGCTCAACGAGATACTGACGGAACAGAGTAAGACAGGAGTCCGAGGAGATCGGAAACCAAACCATCCCCTTGCTAGAATTGTGCACACCACAAAGTAAACCATTATGGTTGTGGCAGCAGTTCCTCAGTGCTACTATCTTAACCCCCTCATCAATGATTTCCCATGACCATACTGCAgccagtaagaattttattgttcggtTATTGGTACATACAAAAATTAAATTCCTTTGACTTGACTTTTGATTCTCTTGAAATGCCCCTCAACTCCCCCAATTCTTTTGCCACATCTCTCCTCCAGGTGCAATACACAACAGTCAATTAATAACCCaccaacacatctttggaatgagagAGGGAGCCAAAATGCCCATAAGAAATCTTCACTATAATCGGCAGAACGTGTAGAGTCCACACAGATAGAGGTCAGGGTTGAAGCTGGATCTATGGATCCATATGACTTCCTGCTGCCCCAGTGGGGCTTTCTGATCTGAATTTGAAATATTTTAGCCATCTACCTTCATTTTTATTCATAGACACCACATGCACACAATGTAAAGGGTCTGGGTAACGCGATGTAATGGTTCCTTCTGGCTCTAGAAGTGCGGTTTTAtttaagattcaagagtgtttatcaCGTGTACTAGCAACAGAACATTGAGATTCTTATTTACTGCAGCTTAACAGACCTGTTAATGCAGTAACACCCAGACAACATTTAATAGTCAGTAATACAATGAATTATGAACCCTAATACAAGATAATCACAATCGTacaaaaccaaagtctgtagtgcatCTACAGTCTGTAGAAGATTATAGTTGCTGAGatgagtgttgtgtagtgttcaagagcctgatggttgctgtagagaagctgttcctgaacctgatggtcaTGGTTATCAGTCTACTGCACctcttcccgatggtagtagtgagatgagagtgtgaccagggtggtgtgggtgtatgatattggctgcctttttgaggcagcgcctcctatagatctcTTTGACAGTCgagggtcagtacctgtgattaaCCCTGAGAAATCCCTTAAACTACCTTAAAGTTGCATTATTAAATTGGTTTATAATTCTTCACAAAAGACTGCATCTGTCGACCTCtgtttaaatgtgtaggaaggaactgcagatgctggtttaaaacgaagataagacacaaaatgctggagtaactcagcgggacaggcagcgtctctggagagaaggaatgggtgaagtttcgggtcaagacccttcttcagtaagggtctcgacttgaaacgtcacccattccttctctccagagatgttgcctgtcccgctaagttactccagcattttgtgtctgtcctctgtATAAAGTTGGACAGGGTTTATTTGCTCCATGCTAACTGCACAGGTTTGTTTCCAGGGGAAGAAGTTTGAGATCTTGCCGGACGGTTTGCCTTCAGCCAGGAAACTCATTTACTACACCGGCTGCCCCATGCGCTCGAGGCACCTGCTCCAGCTCCTCAGTAACAGCCATCGCCTCTACATGAACCTGCAACCTGTCCTACGACAGgtcaggaagctggaagagaatgAAGGTAATGTTAAAACCGGaatactttattcctttgagcggatggggtaatcttatagaagtgtataaaatcattaaggggaaaaggtagggtgaatgcacagaatctttttcccaggggagGGCATTCGCAAACCAgatagcataggtttaaggtgaacgtggaaagatttaataggaatctgacctAAAGGGAGAGGtgaggcaggctagaactttattccttggagcgcaggaggatgaggggtgatcttacagaggtgtataagatcatgaatggaatagatagggtaaatgcacagtcttttatgcaGAGTGAGGGTATCaaaaaccagaagacatgggtttaaagtaaaggggaaaagacttaataggaacctgaggggcaacattttcgcatagagggtagtgggtatatggaacgagcttccagaggagatagttgatgcaagttcaataacaatatttaaacaggtacatggataggaaagatttagagggaaataGGACTAGCtgaaatgggacatcttggtcagcatggacaagttggacggaAAGGCCaccttccatgctgtaagactgtgTGAGCCTTATTAATTTCATCCATTGCATTATCCTTTTGAAATTTGTAAAGCCTTCAGTAGTGTTTTTATTTGAAGGCCTTAATATTCCCAGTGTTGATGTGCTCACACAGAGCTGTGACAATCAGCTGAATTGTGTAATCTGAGTGTGCGTAAAGTTCCTCTGCAAGACTGACCTCCAGCCAAGTCAGAATTTTTCCATTGGTTTTTAGGATAATTCATGGATGTTTTTTCAGAAAAGCATAGCACATGAAGACCTTGAATGGATATTAACTCTCCATTTGCTCTGATTTTATTGATTGTTTAATTTaccattttaaattattttaacacTTTTATAGACAGATAACGGACATTTTGCATGTAATTTCTGGGAATATATATTGGTGCATTTATTTTTAGTCCAGCTCAGTGACGCAGTATTACAAGGgctcttcggcacaccgagtccacgccgatcgcattgaatggcggtgctggctcgaagggctgaatggcctactcctgcacctattgtctattgtctattgaccatcgttcacccattcacactagttctatattatccccctttcatccactccctacacactaggagcaattttcagagggcaattaatctacaaacctgcatgtctttagtatgtgggaagaaaccagagcatctggcagaaatccatgaggtcacagggagaacatgcaaactccatacaggcagcacccgaggtcaggatcgaacccaggtttctggtgctctgaggcaacaactcaaccagctgtgccactgtgtcacccgaaACAAGATATTATTACTGAGCAAGACAGttatggaggaactcagtgggccaggcagcatctgtggagggaatggacaattgatgttttgggtcaaggacTTTCTCAAGACTTGAagtagggagaagaaagctggaaaagagaggtggggccagacaaagcctggcaagtgatagatgggtaCAGATGATACGGGCTGCTTGGCAgatgggaggaatgggtgacaaaggcTGTGATggtgaaagggagacaaaaggatgtcagatagggAGAGAAGTGAGGTAGTGAAATGTAATGCCAGAGGGAGAGTtacgggaaggcaggaacggggtactgattgagaatgatcagccatgatcacattgaatggtggtgctggctcgaagggccgaatggcctcctcctgcacccattgtttaTAAAGAgggagataaaagggaaatgtaagacactgggatgggggatgagcgtacgggcagggggggaggggggggagaaacagTGTGACTGgcgtagacacaagaaactgcagatgctggtttaccaataaagacacacagtgcaggagtaactgagaCAGCCAGGCATCATGAATggggtgactggggtggtgggagaaggtGTTTAGcttagtatattattgtcacatacagtgaaaagctttttgttgcatgctatccagtcaataaaaagactatacataattgcaaacaagtcatccacagtgtacagatataggataaagggtacagcgtttcgtgcaagataaagtccagtaaatctatatatattactaacattctcatcttgtatatatgtgggtttgtggatatatttgtatatgggtttgtggatagatttgttcccgaagtacaatagacaatagacaataggtgcaggagtaggccattcggcccttcgagccagcaccaccattcaatgtgatcatggctgattattctcaatcagtaccccattcctgccttctccccataccccctgactccgctatccttaagagctctatctagctctctcttgatagcattcagagaactagtctccactgccttctgaggcagagaattccacagatttacaactctctgactgaaaaagtttttcctcatctccgttctaaatggcctaccccttattcttaaactgtggcccctggttctggactcccccaacattgggaacatgtttcctgcctctaacgtgtccaaccccttaatcatcttatatgtttcaataagatcccctctcatccttctaaattccagtgtatacaagcctagtcgctccagtcattcaacatatgacagtcccgccattccgggaattaacctagtaaacctacgctgcacaccctcaatagcaagaatatccttcctcaaatttggagaccaaaactgcacacagtactccaggcgcggtctcaccagggccctgtacaactgtagaaggacctctttgctcctatactcaactcctcttgttatgaaggccaacattccattggctttcttcactgcctgctctacctgcatgcttcctttcagtgactgatgcactaggacacccagatctcgttgtacatccccttttcctaacttgacaccattcagataataatctgccttcctattcttaccaccaaagtggataacctcacacttatccacattaaactgcatctgccatgcatccgcccactcacacagcctgtccaagtcaccctgcaacctcatagcatcttcctcacagttcacactgccacccagctttgtgtcatctgcaaatttgctaatgttacttttaatcccttcatccaagtcattaatgtatattgtaaatagctgcggtcccagcaccgagtcttgcggtaccccactagttactgcctgccattctgaaagggacccatttatccccactctttgctctctgtctgccaaccaattttctatccatgtcagtatcctaccccaataccatgtgctctaattttgcacattaatctccaatgtgggatcttgtcgaaggctttctgaaagtcaaggtacactacatccaccggttctcccttgtccattttcctagttacatcctcacaaaattccagaagattagtcaagcatgatttccccttcgtaaatccaagctgactcgaaacgatcctgttactgctatccaaatgctccgcaatttcttcttttataattgactccagcatcttccccaccactgttgtcagactaactggtctataatttcctgttttctctctccctccttaaaaagtgggataacattagctaccctccaatccacaggaactgatcctcaatctatggaacattggaaaatgatcaccaatgcatccatttatttcacaaaatgctggagtaactcagcaggtcaggcagcatctcaggagatgggtgacgtttcgggtcgagacccttcttcagactacactattttcctacactaccaatgcgtccatgatttctagagctacctccttaagtaccctgggatgcagaccgtcaggccctggggatttatcagccttcagtcccatcagtctacccaacaccatttcctgcctaatgtgaatttccttcagttcctccatcaccctaggatctctggccactagaacatctgggagattgtttgtatcttcagccaaaatggtatacgatagcgcaacaatttcaggcccaccttattcaccattggcctgcggtccaaatggttgttatattttaaaagtttttcactttctcaactttaaaaatcaccttttaaaattttaataaatcccttttccacttgccctgcccatcagccgtgttcaacgtcacaatgggaacccaacgggtccgcacctgcgcagttggggcctgttgatctaatacttacgtaaaatGGCCACCAGATCTgcccgtgcgcagaacaaacgggtcCGTGCCTGtgtagttggggcccgttgatcttggcccgttggggcccgttcagactgaagaagggtcttgacccgaaacgtcacccattccttctcccctgagatgctgcctgacgtgctgagttactccagcattttgtgaataaataccttcgatttgtaccagcaactgcagttattttcttacactttataaTACTtacacaagatggccgccgggtctgcgcgtgtgcagttgggggtgGGTTACTGCTCAGAGGGGGCGGGACCCGGGCGGGACCCGCCCAAGTTACGGGAGTTGCagtcaatgaggggggggggggtggacgaggagagctctcctgctgctggctgcccccggccgaggtgagtggttcactctcccctttcctctccccccttgcccgcccccggccccgggggaggctcagttgggggagggttgcgtggcccgcagcagaggtttgggcccaacgggtccacgcccggctagttctgattaaagatagtccaagtgtctcCAATTAATTAACTGGTAGGTCAGGTCAgcgctctagttggtgatagtactgtttagttgcctgagaacagcttggaagaaactgcccctaaatctttcacacctctgtacctcttgcccaatggagagaaggaggagtgaCCTGAGTGAGACATCCTTCATTATGCTGGGGATCTTGCcacggcagtgtgaagtgtagatgagtctatggaagggagattggttcgTGTGAtaatctgggctacatccaccatccttgtaATTTCATgctgggagaaatgtgtgtgcactGGTGTGGGGGAACAGGGGATAGGAAGAGGTATTACTCTCCATTGGAGAATTGAATGTAATTATTATCTTGCAGAAAAGAAGCAGTACAGGGAATCATACATCAGTGACACCATGGAGATGGACATTGAGCACCTGGACAAGCGATCACGAGCCAGTGGCAGCAGCGCGGGCAGCATGAAGCACAAACGACTCTCCAGGCACTCCACAGCCAGCCATGGCAGCTCCCACACCTCTGGCATTGAGGTGGACACCAAGCACCGGGAGCTCGGGCCAGAGGACAGCTTCAGCGCGCACATCCTGCACCGGAAGCTCAAGTCCTGCAACTCAACAACCAGCCACGGCAGCTCCCATACCTCGGGCGTGGAGAGCGGAGGGAAGGACCGGATGGAGGACGACTCACAGGATGACGGTAATGCAACTGCATAGTGCTGCCAGCCACCATTGCATCCGCTTCATGTCCTTGTTATCACTGCCATAAACCCTAACACAGTCACTGCTG of the Rhinoraja longicauda isolate Sanriku21f unplaced genomic scaffold, sRhiLon1.1 Scf001915, whole genome shotgun sequence genome contains:
- the LOC144591792 gene encoding FERM domain-containing protein 6-like, with amino-acid sequence MLREEAYFLLAAYALQADLGNHKRHKHYGKYFEPEAYFPPWVVTKRGKEYILKHIPNMHKDQYALTATEAHLKYVKEAVQLEDVAVHYYRLYKDKREIDASLMLGLTLQGLQIFQVVGESKQLLYDFPWSNVGKLVFVGKKFEILPDGLPSARKLIYYTGCPMRSRHLLQLLSNSHRLYMNLQPVLRQVRKLEENEEKKQYRESYISDTMEMDIEHLDKRSRASGSSAGSMKHKRLSRHSTASHGSSHTSGIEVDTKHRELGPEDSFSAHILHRKLKSCNSTTSHGSSHTSGVESGGKDRMEDDSQDDGNATA